From the Calliopsis andreniformis isolate RMS-2024a chromosome 4, iyCalAndr_principal, whole genome shotgun sequence genome, one window contains:
- the LOC143178054 gene encoding transcription factor hamlet has translation MNGLDLSRPTVDYNMYGSSDEGESTSGTAAGGGAGASENAEMEENGSVRGSNSAASNPVYRDLKALHATSAHDVPQDYNPQSRPAYQRYSPVMDRHQGYEKEHRPPSSRDEEKSWDYSSDKSSDRKEYSRPQDAYRSEAYQDAKQELKEQSSRDWVSPVPEVEVGGSSPGGPQVRARKDIPRGARFGPFLGKWASEPFNPRYAWEVRTAGSGVRGWLDASHETNNWLKYVRSASSPHAVNMRHVLIGGQMVYEAVRDIAAGEELLLGVREPLQLQDMLGENTTEDRSDRETASQHSGTVDEDKEDEEEGEIRCTVCDKPFQDVELLDSHLVTCHRYPAEQHRCDSCPRAYAWRPLLVRHRAIVHGDLRNYPCENCPKSDHPQVFTDPSNLQRHIRTHHVGARSHACTECGKTFATSSGLKQHTHIHSSVKPFQCEVCFKAYTQFSNLCRHKRMHADCRMQIKCVKCGQSFSTVTSLSKHKRFCDSTPPTGPPGAMPQLPTSAPSPFLVYPRPPVSLPGGLPFYPPSLMGPYPGIFPNAPNFLNTPLLFPPKVEEAEKRSDSPKKERFTPPRVLPQHSKVSPSTAEEATSSFRPSPARPPVQPTPESDDDPSKKREAGRTSDKKVDPEVAASNEETTDQPLDLRVQTKKHDANSSVVESKRHSPSPASVPMEEAPPPPDPPKQEEESTPMEIEAKDVPSSPQLRTSLSAEQPPTNNPPHMAYPRPIHPMFLEAMYRGPTGTFPGFPGGPPPGSAAPESRLLPPLPPFGPPRGLPFLGTLMNGLSGASPGGGGFDLLARPPLGPFRGVKPFQEAVIAPHHHHHHHPHGKMKDRYSCKFCGKVFPRSANLTRHLRTHTGEQPYKCKYCERSFSISSNLQRHVRNIHDKQRPFKCPLCERCFGQQTNLDRHLKKHEADDGSGVVSVADSPGSSNENEREDTYFDEIRSFMGKVTYGGEAGYGLPHHPAYLPSRLHEMHESKMETEYDEDEDSEEGVSPLDETDGLSPVEGKESTPPPQYDLKLRDKQELLNNNTAEPVIEIST, from the exons ATGAACGGTCTCGATTTGTCTCGACCTACGGTCGACTACAACATGTACG GAAGCAGCGACGAAGGCGAGTCGACGTCTGGCACGGCTGCTGGAGGTGGCGCAGGAGCCAGCGAAAACGCGGAAATGGAGGAAAACGGATCGGTCCGAGGCAGCAACAGCGCTGCCAGCAACCCAGTGTACAGAGACCTGAAGGCCCTTCACGCGACCAGCGCCCACGACGTGCCTCAAGACTACAATCCCCAGTCGAGGCCAGCTTATCAACGCTACTCGCCTGTCATGGACAGGCACCAGGGCTACGAGAAGGAGCACAGGCCGCCGTCGTCCAGGGACGAGGAGAAGTCCTGGGACTACAGCAGCGACAAGAGCAGCGATCGGAAGGAGTACTCTAGACCGCAGGACGCGTACAGGAGCGAGGCTTACC AGGACGCGAAGCAGGAGCTGAAAGAGCAGTCCAGCCGTGACTGGGTGTCACCCGTGCCGGAAGTCGAGGTGGGAGGCTCGAGTCCCGGCGGCCCTCAGGTGCGAGCGCGGAAGGACATTCCGCGAGGTGCCAGATTCGGCCCTTTTCTTGGGAAATGGGCGAGCGAGCCGTTCAACCCCCGCTACGCGTGGGAG GTCCGTACAGCTGGCAGCGGGGTAAGAGGTTGGCTAGATGCATCCCACGAAACGAACAATTGGTTGAAATATGTCCGCAGCGCCAGCAGTCCGCACGCTGTTAATATGCGACACGTGCTCATTGGCGGCCAG ATGGTGTACGAGGCCGTGCGAGACATAGCGGCGGGTGAAGAGCTTCTTCTGGGCGTTCGAGAGCCTCTCCAGCTGCAGGACATGCTCGGCGAGAACACCACCGAGGACAGAAGCGATCGAGAGACCG CCTCGCAGCACAGTGGAACCGTCGACGAGGACAAGGAGGACGAAGAAGAGGGAGAGATTAGGTGCACCGTCTGCGACAAGCCATTCCAAGACGTCGAACT ATTGGATAGTCACCTGGTGACCTGTCACAGATACCCAGCGGAACAACACCGCTGCGACAGCTGTCCCCGCGCTTACGCCTGGCGCCCCCTCCTCGTCCGCCATCGCGCGATCGTCCACGGTGATCTGAGGAACTACCCCTGCGAGAACTGTCCGAAG TCGGACCACCCGCAGGTCTTCACGGATCCTTCGAACCTCCAGCGCCACATCAGGACTCATCACGTGGGCGCGAGGAGTCACGCGTGCACCGAGTGCGGCAAAACCTTCGCCACCAGTTCAGGCTTGAAGCAGCACACCCACATCCACAGCAGCGTGAAGCCATTCCAGTGCGAGGTGTGCTTCAAGGCCTACACCCAGTTCTCCAATTTATGTCGACACAAACGCATGCACGCGGACTGTCGTATGCAGATCAAGTGCGTTAAATGCGGGCAGTCCTTCAGCACCGTCACCTCGTTGTCCAAGCACAAGAGATTCTGCGACTCCACGCCGCCGACTGGTCCACCTGGAGCCATGCCGCAGTTGCCCACCTCAGCGCCCAGCCCCTTCCTCGTGTACCCTCGGCCACCAGTCAGTCTGCCTGGTGGTTTGCCCTTCTATCCGCCCAGCCTGATGGGACCCTACCCAGGGATCTTCCCCAACGCTCCGAATTTCCTGAACACCCCTCTCCTGTTCCCACCGAAGGTCGAGGAAGCCGAGAAGAGAAGCGACAGTCCTAAGAAGGAGCGCTTCACCCCGCCTAGGGTGCTGCCTCAACACAGTAAAGTCTCTCCCTCCACGGCTGAGGAAGCCACCTCCTCGTTCAGGCCCTCCCCAGCTAGGCCACCTGTCCAGCCGACGCCAGAGAGCGACGACGACCCCTCGAAGAAGCGCGAGGCTGGTAGAACCAGCGACAAGAAGGTCGATCCTGAAGTAGCAGCGTCTAACGAAGAGACCACAGATCAGCCTCTGGACCTGAGAGTCCAGACTAAGAAGCACGACGCGAATTCCAGTGTGGTGGAATCTAAGAGACACAGTCCTTCGCCAGCTTCGGTGCCCATGGAGGAGGCTCCACCTCCTCCCGATCCCCCTAAGCAGGAAGAGGAATCTACACCAATGGAGATCGAAGCTAAGGATGTACCCAGCAGTCCACAGCTCAGGACCAGTCTCTCAGCTGAGCAACCGCCTACCAACAATCCCCCTCACATGGCCTACCCCAGACCCATCCATCCCATGTTTCTAGAGGCCATGTACCGTGGTCCCACTGGCACCTTCCCAGGCTTCCCAGGCGGCCCTCCTCCCGGAAGCGCTGCGCCAGAGTCCAGACTGCTACCACCGCTGCCACCCTTCGGACCGCCGCGGGGCCTGCCTTTTTTAGGCACGCTCATGAACGGGCTCAGCGGCGCTAGCCCAGGAGGAGGAGGATTCGACTTGCTAGCCAGGCCGCCGCTGGGTCCATTCCGCGGCGTGAAACCGTTCCAGGAGGCAGTGATCGCGcctcaccaccaccaccatcaccaTCCTCACGGGAAGATGAAGGACAGGTACTCGTGCAAGTTCTGCGGCAAGGTGTTCCCCAGGTCTGCTAACTTAACCAGACACCTGAGGACGCACACTGGCGAGCAACCCTACAAGTGCAAGTACTGCGAGAGGTCCTTCAGCATCTCCAGCAACCTCCAAAGACACGTGAGGAACATCCACGACAAACAGAGACCCTTCAAGTGTCCCCTTTGCGAGAGATGCTTCGGCCAGCAGACGAACCTCGACAGACACTTGAAGAAGCACGAGGCTGACGATGGCAGCGGTGTTGTTTCTGTGGCGGATTCCCCAGGCAGCAGTAACGAAAACGAACGAGAGGACACGTACTTCGACGAGATCAGGTCCTTCATGGGGAAGGTGACCTACGGCGGCGAAGCTGGCTATGGTCTACCCCATCATCCAGCGTATTTGCCTAGCCGACTCCACGAGATGCACGAGTCCAAAATGGAGACCGAGTACGACGAGGATGAGGACAGCGAAGAGGGAGTGTCTCCCCTGGACGAAACGGATGGTCTCTCCCCTGTCGAGGGGAAGGAGTCCACGCCTCCACCTCAGTACGACCTGAAGCTGAGGGACAAGCAAGAGCTGCTCAATAACAACACGGCCGAGCCGGTCATTGAGATCTCTACATAG
- the LOC143177909 gene encoding ATP-dependent DNA/RNA helicase DHX36 isoform X2 has translation MSHPYGAFSGQGTHSRRNKHDRLEGAPSENVRHEHHGRSRGRGQGRPPWLRGKEIGLYYRDKAKAKKQTRVIKLPPNIEHNIEQVLKNSKGFYDKLYNNEAQVENTNTRLENKYTHIHDSQFKRKFLNIVSGNIYENLSRAMLIKSKLSRNSDLDDKLLDEFKSQKSSPEYEKMMKFRSKLPSYQMKEEILKAIRENQVLIISGETGCGKTTQITQFILDDEIERGNGSTIRIACTQPRRISAVSVAERVAAERAEKLGKSVGFQIRLEKVLPRDRASITFCTTGMLLQFMQSDPALKDFSHIVIDEIHERSTESDFILALLKLIIPKRPDLKVLLMSATLNSERFSEYYDCPVLHIPGFTYPVEEFYLEDILSFTSFKFPPVPLMPQDRKKYNKKYKEMQQKRDEFSDVIEPYVRQLIADKKYPKHVIDQLRNPKSEEMSLDLIEELIRHICTTKGPGAILVFLPGMMDIIKLHKIMIESGKYPQSQYIIYPLHSRMPTIDQKLIFNEPPNGIRKIIISTSIAETSITIEDVVYVIDSGRTKFVRFDLNRNIQTLLPEWVALANSNQRRGRAGRVRPGYCYHLYSKAREMTFEQYPLPEMLRTRLEEVILQIKILQLGRAKSFLASVMDPPDLKAIDISLDLLRVLNALDNEEHLTPLGYHLAQLPLDPRTGKMIIWAALFSCVEPVFAIAASLTFKDAFYCPLGKEDQAKKKKLELSMNQYSDHIALSEALRRFESAYKNGYAGYFCREYFLSFNTLKLLSEMKSQFAQHLYQMKFLENDNPSDRNANRNSNNTALVKAIVCAGLYPNIAVIRGVTKGGTIAWTPEDGKVCIHPSSVNDKISNFPSPYITYFTKQKSTAVYLHDTTCVTAPILLFFAPNMSIKKEKGYYVISLTSSQTFSCDLRTAQLIQKLQEEFNNMLEYKITHPGTVSWDSHEGDLLNAIMDLVCQKDEEMGFSDLNIGDV, from the exons ATGTCACACCCGTACGGAGCTTTTTCAGGGCAAGGAACGCATTCACGGCGAAATAAACACG ATAGGCTTGAAGGTGCTCCATCCGAGAATGTCCGTCATGAACATCATGGTCGTTCAAGAGGCAGAGGCCAAGGACGACCTCCTTGGTTACGAGGTAAAGAAATTGGGCTCTATTATAGAGACAAAGCAAAGGCTAAGAAGCAGACTCGTGTTATTAAACTGCCACCAAACATAGAGCATAATATTGAACAAGTTTTGAAGAACTCTAAGGGATTTTATGATAAATTGTATAATAATGAGGCTCAAGTAGAAAATACAAATACCAGATTGGAAAACAAGTATACACATATACATGATTCACAATTTAAGagaaaatttttaaacattgtATCTGGAAATATATATGAAAATTTATCCAgagctatgcttattaaatctAAATTATCAAGGAATAGTGATTTAGATGACAAATTACTAGATGAATTTAAGTCACAGAAATCCTCACCAGAGTATGAAAAAATGATGAAGTTTAGATCAAAgttaccatcgtatcaaatgaaagaAGAAATTCTAAAAGCAATTAGAGAAAATCAAGTTCTTATAATAAGTGGAGAGACTG GTTGTGGGAAAACAACTCAGATTACTCAGTTTATACTCGATGATGAAATAGAAAGAGGTAATGGTAGCACCATTCGAATTGCTTGTACCCAACCTAGGAGGATATCTGCAGTATCTGTCGCTGAAAGAGTTGCGGCTGAAAGAGCTGAGAAGCTTGGTAAATCTGTTGGTTTTCAGATACGACTTGAGAA AGTACTACCCCGAGATAGAGCAAGTATAACATTTTGTACTACTGGGATGTTGCTGCAATTTATGCAAAGTGATCCAGCTTTGAAGGACTTTTCTCACATTGTAATAGACGAAATTCATGAACGTTCTACAGAAAGTGATTTTATTCTTGCTTTGCTGAAACTAATTATTCCTAAA AGACCAGATTTAAAAGTACTTCTCATGAGTGCAACACTTAATTCTGAAAGGTTTTCAGAATATTATGATTGTCCAGTGCTTCATATACCAGGTTTTACTTATCCTGTAGAAGAATTTTACTTAGAAGATATTTTATCATTTACAAG ctttaagTTCCCACCAGTACCTTTAATGCCTCAAGATCgtaagaaatataataaaaaatataaagaaatgcAACAGAAACGAGACGAATTCTCTGATGTTATAGAGCCATATGTGCGTCAACTTATAGCCGAT AAAAAATATCCAAAACATGTGATCGATCAACTACGGAATCCTAAAAGTGAAGAAATGTCTTTGGATCTCATAGAAGAATTAATTAGACACATTTGTACGACAAAAGGTCCAGGAGCCATTTTAGTCTTTTTACCTGGTATGATGGATATAATAAAGCTACATAAAATAATGATAGAAAGTGGAAAATACCCACAAA GTCAATATATTATTTATCCTCTTCATTCTCGTATGCCAACGATTGACCAAAAGCTTATATTTAATGAACCACCTAATGGAATTCGGAAAATCATCATTTCCACTTCTATTGCGGAAACTTCTATAACTATTGAAGATGTAGTATATGTTATTGATTCTGGTAGGACCAAGTTTGTTAGATTTGATTTAAATAGGAATATTCAAACATTATTACCCGAATGGGTTGCATTAGCTAATTCGAATCAAAGAAGAGGCAGAGCAGGCAG AGTGAGGCCTGGCTATTGCTATCATTTATATTCGAAAGCTAGGGAAATGACATTCGAACAATATCCATTACCAGAAATGTTAAGAACTCGTTTAGAGGAAGTAATATTACAGATTAAAATTTTGCAATTAGGAAGAGCCAAGTCTTTTCTGGCCAGTGTCATGGATCCTCCAGATTTGAAAGCTATAGATATATCTTTGGATTTACTTAGAGTTCTTAATGCATTAGACAATGAAGAACACTTGACACCTCTGGGGTATCACTTAGCACAGCTGCCACTTGATCCACGCACTG GAAAAATGATCATATGGGCAGCGTTGTTTTCTTGCGTTGAACCAGTCTTCGCAATAGCAGCGAGTCTTACTTTCAAGGATGCATTCTACTGTCCTCTAGGAAAAGAGGATCAAGCTAAGAAAAAGAAACTTGAACTGAGTATGAATCAATATAGCGATCATATTGCATTATCTGAGGCATTAAGGAGATTCGAGTCTGCGTATAAAAATGGATATGCAGGTTATTTTTGTCGGGAGTATTTCCTTTCTTTCAACACTCTTAAACTCCTCTCAGAAATGAAAAGTCAATTTGCACAACACTTGTATCAAATGAAATTTTTGGAAAATGACAATCCAAGTGACAGAAATGCCAATAGAAACTCTAATAATACGGCGTTAGTGAAGGCGATAGTGTGTGCCGGACTATATCCAAATATTGCTGTCATaag GGGAGTTACCAAGGGTGGGACAATTGCATGGACTCCAGAAGATGGAAAAGTTTGTATACACCCATCGAGTGTAAATGATAAGATCAGTAATTTTCCCAGTCCGTACATTACATATTTTACAAAACAAAAATCAACAGCAGTATATTTGCACGATACTACATGTGTAACTGCTCCAATACTGTTATTTTTTGCGCCAAATATGTCCATAA AGAAAGAAAAGGGATATTATGTCATTAGCTTAACAAGCTCACAAACTTTTTCCTGTGACTTAAGAACAGCACAACTCATTCAG AAATTACAAGAAGAATTTAATAATATGTTAGAGTACAAAATCACACA
- the LOC143177909 gene encoding ATP-dependent DNA/RNA helicase DHX36 isoform X1 has protein sequence MSHPYGAFSGQGTHSRRNKHDRLEGAPSENVRHEHHGRSRGRGQGRPPWLRGKEIGLYYRDKAKAKKQTRVIKLPPNIEHNIEQVLKNSKGFYDKLYNNEAQVENTNTRLENKYTHIHDSQFKRKFLNIVSGNIYENLSRAMLIKSKLSRNSDLDDKLLDEFKSQKSSPEYEKMMKFRSKLPSYQMKEEILKAIRENQVLIISGETGCGKTTQITQFILDDEIERGNGSTIRIACTQPRRISAVSVAERVAAERAEKLGKSVGFQIRLEKVLPRDRASITFCTTGMLLQFMQSDPALKDFSHIVIDEIHERSTESDFILALLKLIIPKRPDLKVLLMSATLNSERFSEYYDCPVLHIPGFTYPVEEFYLEDILSFTSFKFPPVPLMPQDRKKYNKKYKEMQQKRDEFSDVIEPYVRQLIADKKYPKHVIDQLRNPKSEEMSLDLIEELIRHICTTKGPGAILVFLPGMMDIIKLHKIMIESGKYPQSQYIIYPLHSRMPTIDQKLIFNEPPNGIRKIIISTSIAETSITIEDVVYVIDSGRTKFVRFDLNRNIQTLLPEWVALANSNQRRGRAGRVRPGYCYHLYSKAREMTFEQYPLPEMLRTRLEEVILQIKILQLGRAKSFLASVMDPPDLKAIDISLDLLRVLNALDNEEHLTPLGYHLAQLPLDPRTGKMIIWAALFSCVEPVFAIAASLTFKDAFYCPLGKEDQAKKKKLELSMNQYSDHIALSEALRRFESAYKNGYAGYFCREYFLSFNTLKLLSEMKSQFAQHLYQMKFLENDNPSDRNANRNSNNTALVKAIVCAGLYPNIAVIRGVTKGGTIAWTPEDGKVCIHPSSVNDKISNFPSPYITYFTKQKSTAVYLHDTTCVTAPILLFFAPNMSIKKEKGYYVISLTSSQTFSCDLRTAQLIQKLQEEFNNMLEYKITHPGTVSWDSHEGDLLNAIMDLVCQKDEEMGFSDLNIGDGEDTSDNS, from the exons ATGTCACACCCGTACGGAGCTTTTTCAGGGCAAGGAACGCATTCACGGCGAAATAAACACG ATAGGCTTGAAGGTGCTCCATCCGAGAATGTCCGTCATGAACATCATGGTCGTTCAAGAGGCAGAGGCCAAGGACGACCTCCTTGGTTACGAGGTAAAGAAATTGGGCTCTATTATAGAGACAAAGCAAAGGCTAAGAAGCAGACTCGTGTTATTAAACTGCCACCAAACATAGAGCATAATATTGAACAAGTTTTGAAGAACTCTAAGGGATTTTATGATAAATTGTATAATAATGAGGCTCAAGTAGAAAATACAAATACCAGATTGGAAAACAAGTATACACATATACATGATTCACAATTTAAGagaaaatttttaaacattgtATCTGGAAATATATATGAAAATTTATCCAgagctatgcttattaaatctAAATTATCAAGGAATAGTGATTTAGATGACAAATTACTAGATGAATTTAAGTCACAGAAATCCTCACCAGAGTATGAAAAAATGATGAAGTTTAGATCAAAgttaccatcgtatcaaatgaaagaAGAAATTCTAAAAGCAATTAGAGAAAATCAAGTTCTTATAATAAGTGGAGAGACTG GTTGTGGGAAAACAACTCAGATTACTCAGTTTATACTCGATGATGAAATAGAAAGAGGTAATGGTAGCACCATTCGAATTGCTTGTACCCAACCTAGGAGGATATCTGCAGTATCTGTCGCTGAAAGAGTTGCGGCTGAAAGAGCTGAGAAGCTTGGTAAATCTGTTGGTTTTCAGATACGACTTGAGAA AGTACTACCCCGAGATAGAGCAAGTATAACATTTTGTACTACTGGGATGTTGCTGCAATTTATGCAAAGTGATCCAGCTTTGAAGGACTTTTCTCACATTGTAATAGACGAAATTCATGAACGTTCTACAGAAAGTGATTTTATTCTTGCTTTGCTGAAACTAATTATTCCTAAA AGACCAGATTTAAAAGTACTTCTCATGAGTGCAACACTTAATTCTGAAAGGTTTTCAGAATATTATGATTGTCCAGTGCTTCATATACCAGGTTTTACTTATCCTGTAGAAGAATTTTACTTAGAAGATATTTTATCATTTACAAG ctttaagTTCCCACCAGTACCTTTAATGCCTCAAGATCgtaagaaatataataaaaaatataaagaaatgcAACAGAAACGAGACGAATTCTCTGATGTTATAGAGCCATATGTGCGTCAACTTATAGCCGAT AAAAAATATCCAAAACATGTGATCGATCAACTACGGAATCCTAAAAGTGAAGAAATGTCTTTGGATCTCATAGAAGAATTAATTAGACACATTTGTACGACAAAAGGTCCAGGAGCCATTTTAGTCTTTTTACCTGGTATGATGGATATAATAAAGCTACATAAAATAATGATAGAAAGTGGAAAATACCCACAAA GTCAATATATTATTTATCCTCTTCATTCTCGTATGCCAACGATTGACCAAAAGCTTATATTTAATGAACCACCTAATGGAATTCGGAAAATCATCATTTCCACTTCTATTGCGGAAACTTCTATAACTATTGAAGATGTAGTATATGTTATTGATTCTGGTAGGACCAAGTTTGTTAGATTTGATTTAAATAGGAATATTCAAACATTATTACCCGAATGGGTTGCATTAGCTAATTCGAATCAAAGAAGAGGCAGAGCAGGCAG AGTGAGGCCTGGCTATTGCTATCATTTATATTCGAAAGCTAGGGAAATGACATTCGAACAATATCCATTACCAGAAATGTTAAGAACTCGTTTAGAGGAAGTAATATTACAGATTAAAATTTTGCAATTAGGAAGAGCCAAGTCTTTTCTGGCCAGTGTCATGGATCCTCCAGATTTGAAAGCTATAGATATATCTTTGGATTTACTTAGAGTTCTTAATGCATTAGACAATGAAGAACACTTGACACCTCTGGGGTATCACTTAGCACAGCTGCCACTTGATCCACGCACTG GAAAAATGATCATATGGGCAGCGTTGTTTTCTTGCGTTGAACCAGTCTTCGCAATAGCAGCGAGTCTTACTTTCAAGGATGCATTCTACTGTCCTCTAGGAAAAGAGGATCAAGCTAAGAAAAAGAAACTTGAACTGAGTATGAATCAATATAGCGATCATATTGCATTATCTGAGGCATTAAGGAGATTCGAGTCTGCGTATAAAAATGGATATGCAGGTTATTTTTGTCGGGAGTATTTCCTTTCTTTCAACACTCTTAAACTCCTCTCAGAAATGAAAAGTCAATTTGCACAACACTTGTATCAAATGAAATTTTTGGAAAATGACAATCCAAGTGACAGAAATGCCAATAGAAACTCTAATAATACGGCGTTAGTGAAGGCGATAGTGTGTGCCGGACTATATCCAAATATTGCTGTCATaag GGGAGTTACCAAGGGTGGGACAATTGCATGGACTCCAGAAGATGGAAAAGTTTGTATACACCCATCGAGTGTAAATGATAAGATCAGTAATTTTCCCAGTCCGTACATTACATATTTTACAAAACAAAAATCAACAGCAGTATATTTGCACGATACTACATGTGTAACTGCTCCAATACTGTTATTTTTTGCGCCAAATATGTCCATAA AGAAAGAAAAGGGATATTATGTCATTAGCTTAACAAGCTCACAAACTTTTTCCTGTGACTTAAGAACAGCACAACTCATTCAG AAATTACAAGAAGAATTTAATAATATGTTAGAGTACAAAATCACACA